One Myxosarcina sp. GI1 genomic window carries:
- a CDS encoding glycosyltransferase, with translation MDAFKNIVREPIVSVIIPSYNSAAFLPAAIASVLTQSYRHFEIIVVDDGSVDRTRELATSYPVKYIYQQNQGVSAARNRGVSEAIGELVVFLDADDILLPQALEIGVEAITSHPESGFVAGSCQEIDAGGAIISESNLASTRIANYQTLLRGEAFVPPSVLMFRKTAIKSVGGFNNRFKGAEDYDFYLRIARQFPIYCHNQTVTYYRRHDNNASNNAIEMLAGCLEILDLNWKFVRGNRQYERAYRAGRNYWIQLFGPYLMYQTIRYLRSRQWHRALKALLFQLQVYPKGISEYIFAHSLVKFRHRNFKLKTRKI, from the coding sequence ATGGACGCATTTAAAAATATCGTTCGSGAGCCAATCGTGTCGGTTATTATTCCTTCTTACAACAGTGCGGCTTTTTTACCAGCAGCGATCGCAAGTGTTTTAACGCAATCTTATCGCCACTTTGAAATTATCGTTGTCGATGATGGCTCTGTCGATCGTACCAGAGAATTGGCGACTAGTTACCCCGTAAAGTATATCTATCAACAAAACCAGGGAGTTTCGGCAGCAAGAAATCGCGGCGTTAGTGAAGCTATAGGAGAGTTGGTAGTTTTCCTCGATGCCGATGACATACTGTTACCCCAAGCACTAGAAATTGGTGTCGAAGCAATTACCTCCCATCCAGAATCTGGTTTTGTCGCTGGTTCGTGCCAAGAAATAGATGCTGGCGGAGCGATTATTTCTGAATCGAATTTAGCGTCAACTAGAATTGCTAATTATCAAACGCTATTGAGGGGGGAAGCGTTTGTACCTCCTTCAGTATTAATGTTTCGCAAAACAGCTATTAAATCAGTAGGAGGCTTTAATAATCGTTTTAAAGGAGCGGAAGACTACGATTTTTATCTACGTATTGCCCGCCAATTCCCGATTTATTGTCACAACCAAACTGTAACTTACTATCGTCGTCACGATAACAACGCATCTAACAACGCTATAGAAATGCTTGCGGGATGTTTGGAAATTCTCGATCTTAACTGGAAATTTGTTCGCGGAAATCGCCAATACGAACGAGCCTATCGGGCTGGTCGCAACTACTGGATACAGCTTTTTGGTCCTTACCTGATGTATCAGACAATTAGATATTTAAGGTCGAGACAATGGCATCGAGCCTTAAAAGCTTTGTTGTTTCAATTGCAAGTATATCCAAAGGGAATTAGTGAATATATCTTCGCTCATTCTTTAGTTAAATTTCGACACAGAAATTTTAAATTAAAAACACGAAAAATTTAA
- a CDS encoding glycosyltransferase family 2 protein: protein MSNTIQSDVLVVIVNYRTPDLTINCLRSLVPEVRAVPGITVTVVDNNSEDGSVAKIQQAIAAEGWEDWANLLPSSHNGGFAYGNNLAMRPAMQSANPPTYFLLLNPDTEIRLGAIKILVDFMECHPQAGIAGSGFELADGTPWQTILRFPSLLSELDSGLRLGIVSKLLSKWVVARPSNNEICETDWLPGASMLIRRQVVESVGLMDEEYFLYYEETDYCLQVKRAGWTCWCVPQSLVMHIGGQSTGVDVPDSPPKRLPKYCFDSRRRYFTKNYGFWYAAIADLLWILGFSLWKIRQTIQRKPNYDPPYYLQDFIQNSVWLYWLQGLRSKLSGFNFRST from the coding sequence ATGTCCAACACCATTCAATCCGATGTACTGGTAGTCATCGTTAACTACCGAACACCAGACCTGACAATCAACTGTTTGCGCTCTTTAGTACCAGAAGTTCGTGCCGTACCAGGAATTACTGTTACGGTAGTCGATAACAACTCCGAAGACGGTTCGGTTGCTAAAATCCAACAGGCGATCGCTGCTGAAGGCTGGGAAGACTGGGCAAATTTATTACCATCTTCCCATAATGGTGGCTTTGCTTATGGTAATAATTTAGCTATGCGTCCAGCGATGCAGTCTGCTAATCCACCTACGTATTTTTTACTACTCAATCCCGATACCGAAATTCGTCTTGGGGCAATTAAAATTCTGGTTGATTTTATGGAATGTCACCCTCAAGCTGGTATTGCTGGTAGTGGTTTTGAATTAGCCGACGGCACTCCTTGGCAAACGATCCTACGTTTTCCCAGCTTGTTAAGCGAGTTAGATTCTGGTTTGCGCCTGGGTATAGTATCCAAACTTTTAAGCAAATGGGTTGTAGCTCGACCGAGCAATAATGAAATTTGCGAAACCGACTGGCTACCAGGAGCGAGTATGCTGATTCGCCGTCAGGTGGTCGAATCTGTAGGCTTAATGGACGAAGAATATTTTCTCTATTACGAAGAAACCGATTACTGTCTGCAAGTCAAACGGGCTGGCTGGACTTGCTGGTGCGTGCCTCAAAGTCTGGTGATGCACATTGGCGGTCAAAGTACTGGAGTAGATGTACCAGATTCACCACCCAAACGCCTACCAAAATATTGCTTTGATTCGCGCAGGCGATATTTTACTAAAAACTATGGCTTCTGGTATGCCGCGATCGCCGATTTACTTTGGATATTGGGGTTTTCTCTTTGGAAAATTAGACAAACCATTCAACGCAAACCCAACTACGATCCTCCCTACTATCTTCAAGACTTTATCCAAAACAGCGTTTGGCTTTACTGGCTACAAGGTTTGCGCTCTAAGCTGTCTGGTTTTAATTTTCGCTCTACCTAA